One part of the Paenibacillus silvisoli genome encodes these proteins:
- a CDS encoding LacI family DNA-binding transcriptional regulator yields MYACTFWRFLRREEGLIRRKVAELAGVSEATVSRVLSGAGTVKDETARRVLDAAKQLGYVPSALAQRFAMRRSGNLGVILPLLPKVNLFATYYFSEVLSGIGVTAKQRGYDLLLLFREADEPRDYASLFRTQKIDGCIILGSKDVPSERAALAALKEGEHPFCLVNQRFEGEAYNTVDADQRMGSRHAARHLLRQGFRKICFLNGPPEYSNSLDRLKGFQQALAEEQVPFREEHVLTGNYSRKSGYQLAESVAALIRADGIDAVIAANDRMAIGLMQGLKELGIRTGEDVALVGCDDSDASRLTEPALTSIRVPFYEVGCEAASRLFDLMTETEPSPPFEVKLPVKLIERASSKATRSTAK; encoded by the coding sequence ATGTACGCGTGTACATTTTGGAGATTTCTAAGAAGGGAGGAAGGCCTTATCCGTAGAAAAGTCGCTGAATTGGCAGGCGTTTCGGAGGCTACGGTATCGCGCGTGCTGAGCGGTGCGGGAACGGTGAAGGACGAGACGGCCAGACGGGTTCTGGACGCGGCGAAGCAGCTTGGCTATGTACCGAGCGCGCTGGCGCAGCGTTTTGCGATGCGCAGAAGCGGTAATCTCGGCGTTATTTTGCCGCTGCTGCCGAAGGTGAATCTCTTTGCCACTTATTACTTCTCGGAAGTATTAAGCGGCATTGGGGTTACGGCGAAGCAGCGCGGCTACGACCTGCTCTTACTGTTCCGCGAAGCCGATGAGCCGCGGGATTACGCCAGCTTGTTCCGGACGCAAAAAATCGACGGCTGCATTATCCTGGGCTCCAAGGATGTGCCGTCCGAGCGGGCCGCGCTTGCGGCGCTGAAAGAAGGCGAGCATCCCTTCTGCCTCGTGAATCAGCGCTTCGAAGGCGAAGCCTATAACACGGTGGACGCCGATCAGCGGATGGGCAGCCGGCATGCGGCCAGACATTTGCTGCGGCAGGGCTTCCGGAAGATATGCTTCCTGAACGGGCCGCCCGAGTATTCCAACAGCCTTGACCGGCTGAAGGGCTTTCAGCAGGCGCTGGCCGAAGAGCAGGTGCCGTTTCGCGAAGAGCATGTGCTGACCGGGAATTACAGCCGCAAGAGCGGATACCAGCTGGCTGAGTCGGTCGCGGCGCTCATTCGCGCCGACGGCATCGATGCGGTCATCGCGGCGAACGACCGGATGGCGATCGGGCTCATGCAAGGGCTGAAGGAGCTTGGCATCCGCACGGGCGAAGATGTCGCGCTTGTCGGCTGCGACGATTCCGATGCCTCGCGTCTGACGGAGCCGGCGCTGACCAGTATTCGCGTGCCGTTCTACGAGGTCGGCTGCGAGGCGGCGTCGCGTCTGTTCGACCTGATGACGGAGACGGAGCCTTCCCCTCCTTTTGAAGTGAAGCTGCCTGTCAAGCTGATTGAGCGGGCATCCTCCAAAGCAACGAGATCGACTGCGAAGTAA
- a CDS encoding TM2 domain-containing protein, which produces MLTKKDLTLYELILLNAVLQSAEKSARVAYFLLLGGYFGLHRFYLKRIRSGMAQLFLFIDAILLYFASVVSRTSNYTLASLILCILSGCALMAWVFVDLFLLPGMIRSYNDAVKNEILAAIAHHRRMEQLAGRSIPDLDE; this is translated from the coding sequence ATGCTGACAAAGAAAGACCTCACGCTATATGAGCTCATCCTCCTGAACGCCGTGCTGCAAAGCGCCGAAAAGTCGGCGAGAGTCGCTTACTTCCTCCTGCTCGGCGGCTATTTCGGTCTGCACCGCTTCTATTTAAAACGAATCCGTTCAGGTATGGCGCAGCTGTTCCTATTTATAGACGCCATACTGCTCTATTTTGCCTCGGTCGTTTCCAGGACTTCGAACTACACCCTAGCCTCGCTGATTCTATGTATCCTTTCGGGCTGCGCCCTGATGGCTTGGGTCTTCGTCGATCTATTCCTGCTGCCCGGCATGATACGTTCGTACAATGATGCCGTCAAAAATGAGATATTGGCGGCAATCGCGCATCATCGCCGCATGGAGCAGCTAGCCGGCCGTTCGATCCCGGACCTGGATGAATAA
- a CDS encoding peptide chain release factor 3, with the protein MSKTIADEIKQEVEKRRTFAIISHPDAGKTTLTEKLLLFGGAIREAGTVKARKASRHATSDWMEIEKQRGISVTSSVMQFDYSGHRVNILDTPGHQDFSEDTYRTLTAADSAVMLIDVAKGVEAQTIKLFQVCSKRGIPIFTFINKLDREGQNPFELMEELERVLGIRAVPMNWPIGMGRELCGVYDRMKNQVELFQGNDHSTIEVVKVDDYNDKHIREMAGDFLTDQLIADLELLDVAGDPFDYEKVRAGELTPLFFGSAVNNFGVQTFLENFLQLAPAPTPRQSTAGPVDPTNEKFSGYVFKIQANMNPAHRDRIAFLRICSGRFERGMSVRHVRNGKDIKLSQPQQFLAQDRDIVENAYPGDIIGLFDPGIFRIGDSLAQGGEIVFDELPTFSPELFAKVTVKNALKHKQYQKGIDQLTEEGTIQVFHSTGNFDETILGVVGQLQFEVFEHRMRSEYGVDIMLHRMPFQFARWIVDDKIDPSKYRINSTLVKDKKDNYVALFENEYAMRTAMDKNPTSKFLEMAP; encoded by the coding sequence GTTCGGAGGCGCGATCCGAGAAGCGGGTACGGTCAAAGCGCGTAAGGCGAGCCGCCACGCGACGAGCGACTGGATGGAAATCGAGAAGCAGCGCGGTATCTCCGTTACGTCTTCGGTTATGCAGTTCGACTACAGCGGACACCGCGTCAACATTCTCGATACCCCGGGTCACCAAGACTTCTCGGAGGATACGTACCGGACGCTGACCGCAGCCGACAGCGCCGTCATGCTGATCGACGTCGCGAAAGGCGTCGAGGCGCAGACGATCAAGCTGTTCCAGGTATGCAGCAAGCGCGGCATTCCGATCTTCACGTTCATCAACAAGCTCGACCGCGAAGGCCAAAATCCGTTCGAGCTGATGGAAGAGCTCGAGCGCGTGCTTGGCATCCGGGCCGTTCCGATGAACTGGCCGATCGGCATGGGCCGCGAGCTGTGCGGCGTGTACGACCGGATGAAGAACCAGGTCGAGCTGTTCCAAGGCAACGACCATTCGACGATCGAGGTCGTGAAGGTGGACGATTACAACGATAAGCATATTCGCGAGATGGCGGGCGATTTCCTGACGGATCAGCTTATCGCGGATCTCGAGCTGCTGGACGTGGCAGGCGATCCGTTCGATTACGAGAAGGTTCGCGCAGGCGAATTGACGCCGCTCTTCTTCGGCAGCGCGGTCAACAATTTCGGCGTGCAGACGTTCCTCGAGAACTTCCTGCAGCTGGCGCCGGCGCCGACGCCTCGTCAGAGCACGGCAGGACCTGTCGATCCGACGAACGAGAAATTCTCCGGCTACGTGTTCAAGATCCAAGCGAACATGAACCCGGCTCACCGCGACCGGATCGCGTTTCTGCGCATTTGCTCCGGCCGCTTCGAGCGCGGCATGAGCGTGCGTCACGTACGCAACGGCAAGGACATCAAGCTGTCGCAGCCGCAGCAATTTCTGGCGCAGGATCGCGACATCGTGGAGAACGCGTATCCGGGCGACATTATCGGTCTGTTCGATCCGGGAATCTTCCGGATCGGGGATTCGCTGGCGCAGGGCGGCGAAATCGTATTCGACGAGCTGCCGACGTTCTCGCCGGAGCTGTTCGCGAAAGTTACGGTGAAAAACGCGCTCAAGCATAAGCAGTACCAGAAGGGCATCGACCAGCTCACGGAGGAAGGCACGATCCAAGTGTTCCACTCCACGGGCAACTTCGACGAAACGATTCTGGGCGTTGTCGGACAGCTGCAATTCGAGGTGTTCGAGCACCGGATGCGTTCGGAGTACGGCGTCGACATTATGCTGCACCGGATGCCTTTCCAGTTTGCCCGTTGGATCGTCGACGACAAGATCGATCCGTCCAAGTACCGGATCAACTCGACGCTGGTAAAGGACAAGAAAGACAACTACGTCGCGTTGTTCGAGAACGAGTACGCGATGCGCACCGCAATGGATAAGAACCCGACCTCCAAGTTTTTGGAGATGGCGCCATAA